From a region of the Phaeodactylum tricornutum CCAP 1055/1 chromosome 4, whole genome shotgun sequence genome:
- a CDS encoding predicted protein has translation MSLPSTNVKTIYGIPGSGWTSPQWQWGYGVGTGHDCAAICRRLYEKRQFRVELVEQLIESSNPSNRVPANFEEVKLVLALVWQNGRWNGKDGGEGGYGEVLQEMASARRYENGPDDECSGLLVRDMARRFPLLNPSGEQQKLMDQLLKDADSDYDFARRRCSGLVLQAMGFVEQGC, from the coding sequence ATGAGTCTACCGAGTACCAATGTCAAGACGATATACGGGATTCCAGGCAGCGGCTGGACTAGCCCGCAATGGCAATGGGGATATGGGGTCGGTACCGGTCATGATTGTGCGGCTATCTGTAGGCGGTTATACGAAAAGCGCCAGTTCCGCGTCGAGTTGGTGGAACAGCTAATCGAATCCTCGAATCCATCCAATCGCGTGCCGGCCAATTTTGAAGAGGTCAAACTCGTGTTGGCATTGGTGTGGCAAAACGGGCGATGGAACGGGAAAGACGGCGGCGAAGGCGGCTACGGAGAAGTGCTGCAAGAAATGGCATCGGCGCGGCGTTACGAAAACGGCCCGGACGACGAATGTTCAGGATTACTGGTGCGCGATATGGCCAGGCGATTTCCACTTCTAAATCCATCAGGCGAGCAGCAGAAATTGATGGATCAGCTATTGAAAGACGCGGATTCAGACTACGACTTCGCAAGAAGGCGGTGTAGCGGTCTGGTTTTGCAGGCGATGGGATTTGTTGAACAGGGATGTTAA
- a CDS encoding predicted protein, whose product LRQYQLEGIAWLRFLHTLRLNGALCDSMGLGKTLQALICVAISHDVVHHAAPDSKPVSIVVCPSTLVRHWIAEINRFFKSDDPVFFPLELSGSSTSRRAVWEKGLVFCNIIVTSYSVLRSDIRMLASQSYHYCVLDEGHLLKNPKTETAKASRQLRSKHRLLLSGTPVQNHVHELWAVFDFLMPNFLGSSVFFSEKYARTISKGQAPGASVREISEGIEKLKTLHQQVLPFILRREKQQVLRELPSKLVTQIEVPMSDLQRRLYTDFCSFADVQQSLRALDRAAKDDLGDRCLEQAGRSSLQALLFLRLLSTHPWLVRSAIPVASEISDNDWLRFDTSGKIRALADLLRELSIFTDDLSAADNDSSLLYCEDDHTKCLIFAQFIQSLDVVEKLLFKPHIPSLKYLRLDGRVPARRRYAIAEEFNRNDEIKVLLLTTRVGGLGLNLTGADTVIFLEHDFNPFADLQAMDRVHRIGQKKAVCVYRLVLVDSIDQRIMKLQEKKLAMSEAIVNADNSTMFSMGTDRLLDIFTMRSDQE is encoded by the exons CTCCGGCAGTATCAACTGGAGGGAATCGCTTGGTTACGTTTTCTACATACACTCAGACTGAACGGCGCTCTGTGCGATTCTATGGGACTTGGGAAAACACTACAGGCTTTGATTTGCGTTGCCATTTCTCACGACGTAGTCCACCATGCCGCACCAGATAGCAAACCAGTCTCCATCGTTGTCTGTCCTTCTACTCTGGTTCGACACTGGATCGCTGAAATCAACAGATTTTTCAAAAGCGACGATCCGGTTTTCTTTCCTCTCGAGCTTTCTGGTAGTAGCACGAGTCGTCGAGCAGTATGGGAAAAGGGCTTAGTATTTTGCAACATAATTGTTACAAGCTATTCTGTTCTACGGAGCGATATACGAATGCTTGCATCGCAAAGCTATCACTATTGTGTGCTCGATGAGGGCCACCTCCTCAAAAATCCAAAGACAG AGACGGCGAAGGCGTCTCGTCAGCTGCGGTCGAAGCACCGTCTCCTTTTGTCAGGAACGCCGGTGCAGAATCATGTTCATGAACTGTGGGCTGTATTTGACTTCTTAATGCCAAATTTTTTGGGATCCTCGGTATTTTTCTCAGAAAAGTATGCCAGAACTATATCGAAAGGACAAGCTCCTGGCGCATCTGTGAGAGAGATCAGCGAAGGAATAGAAAAGTTGAAGACGTTACATCAGCAAGTACTACCGTTCATACTCCGGAGAGAGAAACAACAAGTTCTTAGAGAATTACCATCAAAATTAGTCACTCAGATTGAAGTTCCCATGAGTGATCTGCAGCGAAGGCTCTACACTGATTTCTGCTCGTTTGCAGATGTCCAACAGTCACTCCGGGCTCTAGATCGCGCTGCGAAGGACGATCTCGGCGATAGATGCCTGGAGCAGGCAGGGCGTAGCTCGCTACAGGCCCTTTTGTTTTTAAGACTTCTCTCAACTCACCCATGGCTTGTCAGATCCGCCATACCAGTCGCCTCGGAAATCAGCGACAACGATTGGCTTCGTTTTGATACCTCCGGTAAAATCAGAGCGTTGGCTGACTTACTCCGAGAGCTTAGTATTTTCACCGACGACTTAAGCGCTGCCGATAACGATTCGTCACTTTTGTACTGCGAGGACGACCAT ACAAAGTGCTTGATCTTCGCTCAGTTCATTCAAAGTCTTGATGTTGTGGAAAAGCTTTTATTCAAGCCTCACATACCATCGCTGAAATATCTTCGATTGGATGGAAGAGTTCCTGCCAGAAGACGCTATGCCATTGCCGAAGAGTTCAACCGTAACGATGAGATCAAGGTTTTGCTGCTAACAACAAGGGTCGGTGGTCTTGGACTAAACTTAACAG GAGCGGACACTGTAATTTTTCTCGAACATGACTTTAATCCTTTTGCTGATCTTCAAG CAATGGACCGGGTCCACAGAATTGGCCAAAAGAAGGCTGTATGCGTTTACCGGTTAGTTCTGGTCGACTCAATTGACCAGAGAATTATGAAGTTACAAGAAAAGAAGTTGGCTATGAGCGAGGCGATAGTGAACGCCGACAATTCTACTATGTTCAGCATGGGGACTGATCGATTGCTTGACATTTTCACGATGAGAAGCGACCAAGAG
- a CDS encoding predicted protein, whose amino-acid sequence MSALLQRARESGKCPPSLLTEDRVVDADGFEASVTRVLDAGAFSLASDANVAQEFSSVLQVSLLNAPPPGFGRSPEEGSIVVEFVDCDGTMDHSTADKVESQAAIPAGTDDQKRGALEQRRCLILAFVGATSSDSKSLEKILINGYLESVKAWLGDILAGDVGGMDLLLHMLSNLVDLPVDKTVVKTSGMGKIIGSIEKHKICVGTPNESAIKERIQEIKDAWNASVKAKKAQTPAETKENTKRPAELDLPKQAHTMVKRIKTEDTKKSAFSSLLKKVSSSESSVPLKSKLLSSSTKSTSSIDDVAAKAAAALSMVNGNMPGGHDESSKKAPLKPGLRVKWHDHFGGDLAKSQLGEGGETQATTTTEDSTVSWSDRKKRDRLREKELLASAKKSKLLEDDDTFDLPVPKTVQTTIEWRQPQVLPARSDATRTQPSSSEIRAQNERMKNVPPVQYFSESDVPSSPAPLNDIEQALDMTSQASSVVSTIPFFVPHEPVTVPAPTPLATEVYQNQSTSLYNGNPAGTAAFGNSNVASPEYLQALGLPMFLVGQDTRALDTLANSPGLLSTLVDSSGMYDQQRLMSLVQTLTPSNGLDASLRQSTTSHTPYQPSPGLYGPASTTPASFGQFLPPFSVQPPRSSFRSSSEGNLHISGYGPTTSQVDIIAMFAPYVKVDEVVMKGNFSFVNTSDPVNAERAREALNGTLLGGMPVRINPAQRKNRDLASSFPSTSAPSSYTGGNTAPNHYGGSGPTEQISYHGGEPLVNTVFGATGGAASGPYGVVAPPPPPVQASMNGGHSSAPLSLAEVDAARDDRGNPATKNLFVAGYGPGTTEQELRDAFGQYANVIGVVTKGSFSFVNTSDRGMAVRAREMLGGTMVNGGPLRINFAKETGRLGTSFDLTYNARSGPNARSGPTPSVPPPNLSYYGRGSY is encoded by the exons ATGAGTGCTTTGCTGCAACGGGCTCGGGAGAGTGGCAAGTGTCCTCCATCGCTGCTCACGGAGGATAGGGTTGTAGATGCAGATGGCTTCGAAGCTTCCGTGACCCGTGTCCTGGACGCCGGTG ccttttctttggcgtcCGACGCGAACGTCGCCCAGGAATTTTCTAGCGTATTGCAG GTCAGCCTCTTGAACGCTCCTCCACCAGGCTTCGGTCGATCTCCGGAGGAAGGCTCAATCGTGGTGGAGTTTGTTGATTGCGACGGTACCATGGATCATTCCACTGCTGAC AAAGTCGAAAGCCAAGCTGCAATCCCTGCTGGTACAGACGATCAAAAGAGGGGCGCTTTAGAGCAACGCCGATGCTTGATCTTGGCCTTTGTAGGAGCCACGTCGTCAGACAGCAAGTCGTTGGAAAAAATCCTGATTAATGGCTACCTCGAGTCAGTCAAAGCATGGCTCGGTGATATTTTGGCTGGTGATGTTG GTGGAATGGACCTCCTCTTGCACATGCTTTCCAATCTTGTCGATCTTCCAGTGGACAAGACGGTGGTTAAGACTTCAGGTATGGGTAAGATCATTGGGTCAATTGAGAAGCACAAGATTTGCGTAGGAACTCCAAACGAATCTGCCATTAAGGAGCGTATTCAGGAAATCAAGGATGCTTGGAATGCATCTGTCAAGGCAAAGAAGGCTCAAACGCCTGCAGAGACAAAAGAGAATACCAAGAGACCAGCTGAGTTAGATCTTCCGAAACAAGCCCATACAATGGTGAAGCGAATCAAAACGGAAGATACCAAGAAGTCCGCGTTTTCGTCTTTGCTGAAGAAAGTCTCCTCTTCCGAATCAAGCGTACCTTTAAAGTCAAAACTCCTTTCGTCCAGCACGAAATCGACCTCGTCCATAGACGATGTTGCGGCTAAGGCTGCAGCAGCACTCAGTATGGTCAACGGAAATATGCCTGGTGGCCACGACGAAAGCTCAAAGAAAG CTCCTTTAAAACCAGGGCTACGCGTCAAGTGGCATGATCATTTTGGAGGGGATTTGGCGAAATCCCAGCTTGGAGAAGGTGGCGAAACACAGGCTACTACAACTACCGAAGACTCGACTGTTTCGTGGTCTGACCGGAAGAAACGGGATAGGTTGAGAGAAAAAGAATTGCTAGCGAGCGCAAA AAAGTCGAAGCTTCTTGAAGATGATGATACTTTCGACTTGCCCGTGCCTAAGACAGTGCAGACCACCATCGAGTGGAGACAACCTCAGGTATTGCCCGCGCGCTCAGATGCTACTCGCACCCAGCCGTCTTCATCGGAAATACGTGCTCAAAATGAACGTATGAAAAACGTCCCGCCAGTCCAATACTTTTCGGAATCTGACGTACCCAGTAGTCCAGCCCCTTTGAACGATATTGAACAAGCACTAGATATGACGTCTCAGGCATCAAGCGTGGTTAGTACTATACCCTTTTTCGTCCCCCACGAGCCAGTTACCGTACCCGCACCGACACCGCTAGCCACAGAAGTGTACCAGAATCAATCGACATCGCTATATAATGGTAATCCAGCTGGGACAGCTGCGTTCGGAAACTCAAATGTAGCTTCACCAGAATATCTCCAGGCCCTTGGTCTTCCTATGTTTCTCGTTGGTCAGGACACCAGGGCCTTGGACACTTTAGCAAATTCTCCTGGCTTATTGAGTACTTTGGTTGATTCTAGTGGAATGTATGACCAACAAAGACTAATGAGTCTAGTCCAAACGCTTACCCCCTCCAACGGACTCGATGCCTCTCTGCGACAAAGCACGACGTCGCATACCCCCTACCAACCATCGCCTGGCTTGTATGGCCCAGCGTCGACTACACCTGCCTCTTTTGGACAATTTCTGCCTCCTTTTTCTGTCCAACCTCCGCGTAGTTCCTTCCGAAGCAGTTCGGAAGGAAACCTCCACATCAGTGGGTACGGTCCAACTACAAGTCAGGTTGATATAATTGCGATGTTCGCGCCGTATGTGAAAGTTGACGAAGTTGTTATGAAGGGTaacttttctttcgtgaATACATCTGATCCTGTAAATGCAGAGAGAGCGAGAGAAGCATTGAATGGGACCCTTCTAGGTGGTATGCCCGTCCGCATCAATCCCGCGCAGAGGAAAAACCGCGACTTAGCATCCTCTTTCCCTAGTACTTCAGCACCTTCATCCTACACGGGGGGAAATACTGCACCAAATCATTATGGAGGAAGTGGACCGACCGAGCAAATCAGTTACCACGGTGGAGAACCGCTCGTCAATACTGTTTTTGGTGCGACAGGGGGTGCTGCTTCTGGCCCGTACGGAGTGGTGGCTCCTCCGCCGCCTCCTGTGCAAGCGTCTATGAACGGAGGACACTCTTCCGCTCCGTTGTCTCTGGCAGAAGTTGATGCTGCACGAGACGACCGTGGAAATCCGGCGACAAAAAATCTATTTGTCGCTGGGTACGGTCCAGGAACTACCGAGCAGGAGCTCCGAGATGCTTTTGGTCAATATGCGAATGTAATCGGGGTTGTGACCAAAGGTAGTTTTTCTTTTGTGAATACATCGGACAGAGGTATGGCTGTTCGGGCGAGAGAAATGCTTGGAGGAACGATGGTGAATGGTGGTCCTCTTCGTATCAACTTCGCTAAGGAGACCGGACGTCTTGGAACGTCATTTGATCTGACGTATAACGCGCGGTCAGGCCCAAATGCGAGAAGCGGTCCAACACCAAGTGTTCCCCCTCCCAACCTTTCTTACTACGGCCGAGGAAGCTATTAA